Proteins from a genomic interval of Nostoc sp. TCL240-02:
- a CDS encoding pentapeptide repeat-containing protein yields MSSKKTDTLLNWLITITVIFGCSLIVIFFALSSIKELSIQEKIQYRNQALTTTAIVFLASAAMFNTYYAAKRAQAMQKNAIAAEKNLEIGLQNAKLNQDRLISERFMGAIAQLGHDKVETRTGAIYALERVAQDFPKEHWTIMEILTAFVRENAPIQQMKVEQQKPEYSPDAYSGRRRGGPRPTQQLEQNLHEEFPIIRTDIQAALTVIGRRNLLEDPKDQKLDLRHIDIRRADLLGVNLQQADLRGSDLSGSDLRGADLSEADLNGAKLIRSILYETKLLKASLCGANLCWANLNRANFSGANLRSANLSGASLRVANLQGANLYKANLQQATLKVANLSGAKLFLANLQGAKLGKANLNLTGLIGANLSGANLNGANLSGANLNAAKLYQTEVYFANLSEASLTEADLHQANLIGANLHRATFYQANLTQANLMGANFLEADLSDVKLEGTILTGAKNLELHQIRKALGDRTTRLPDYIEAPIDWRQSG; encoded by the coding sequence ATGTCTTCTAAAAAGACAGACACTCTGTTGAATTGGTTGATAACTATAACAGTTATATTTGGCTGCTCATTGATTGTAATTTTCTTTGCTTTATCCAGTATTAAAGAATTGTCAATTCAGGAAAAAATTCAGTATAGAAACCAAGCTTTAACAACTACTGCAATAGTTTTTCTGGCATCGGCGGCAATGTTTAATACCTATTACGCAGCAAAGCGGGCCCAAGCGATGCAGAAAAATGCGATCGCAGCTGAGAAAAACCTAGAAATTGGCCTTCAAAATGCCAAACTCAATCAAGATAGATTGATTTCAGAACGCTTTATGGGGGCAATTGCCCAGCTTGGTCATGATAAAGTTGAAACCCGAACAGGTGCAATTTATGCCTTAGAAAGAGTTGCTCAGGATTTTCCTAAAGAACACTGGACAATCATGGAAATCCTCACTGCCTTTGTGCGAGAAAATGCACCTATCCAGCAAATGAAGGTTGAGCAACAAAAGCCGGAATATTCACCAGATGCTTATTCAGGTAGGCGTAGAGGTGGGCCGCGTCCGACACAGCAGTTAGAGCAAAACCTCCATGAAGAATTTCCAATAATCCGCACTGATATTCAAGCAGCCCTAACTGTTATCGGCAGGCGTAATTTACTCGAAGATCCAAAAGATCAGAAACTTGATTTACGTCATATCGACATCAGACGAGCAGACCTGCTAGGAGTTAACCTGCAACAAGCAGATTTACGTGGGTCTGACCTGAGTGGGTCTGACCTGCGTGGAGCCGACTTGAGTGAGGCTGACCTGAACGGCGCTAAACTCATTAGGTCTATTCTCTATGAAACCAAATTACTAAAAGCCAGCCTCTGTGGAGCTAATCTATGTTGGGCTAATCTGAATCGTGCTAATTTCTCAGGGGCTAACCTGCGTTCAGCCAACCTTTCTGGAGCAAGTCTGCGTGTAGCGAATCTCCAAGGAGCAAACCTCTATAAAGCCAACTTACAACAAGCAACTTTGAAAGTCGCCAATTTATCTGGAGCAAAGCTGTTTTTAGCTAACTTGCAAGGTGCAAAACTGGGTAAAGCCAACCTAAATTTAACGGGTTTGATTGGTGCTAACCTTTCAGGGGCTAACCTGAATGGAGCTAATCTTTCAGGGGCTAATTTGAATGCAGCCAAACTCTACCAAACAGAAGTCTATTTTGCCAATCTCTCAGAAGCTAGTTTAACGGAAGCTGACCTGCATCAGGCAAACCTGATTGGAGCCAACCTGCATAGAGCAACCTTTTATCAAGCTAACCTGACTCAGGCAAACCTGATGGGAGCTAACTTTTTAGAAGCTGACCTCAGTGATGTCAAACTGGAAGGGACAATTTTAACAGGGGCTAAAAACTTAGAGTTGCATCAGATTAGAAAGGCACTTGGCGATCGCACTACTCGTCTACCTGATTATATAGAAGCACCGATAGATTGGCGGCAATCAGGTTGA
- a CDS encoding NIL domain-containing protein — MKKRVTLTFPKRAVQMPVTYVLAKEFNVAANIIRAQVAPNQIGKLVVELAGDIDQLDAAIEWMRSRHVNVSYTLGEIAIDEDVCVHCGLCTGVCPTEALTLHPETYKLTFTRSRCIVCEQCIPTCPVQAISTNL, encoded by the coding sequence GTGAAAAAACGAGTAACACTAACCTTCCCGAAACGCGCCGTGCAAATGCCAGTCACTTACGTACTGGCCAAAGAATTCAACGTCGCTGCTAATATTATCCGTGCCCAAGTTGCCCCAAATCAAATTGGCAAACTCGTAGTGGAACTAGCGGGAGATATCGATCAACTAGATGCCGCTATCGAGTGGATGCGATCGCGCCATGTTAACGTCTCTTATACTTTAGGCGAAATAGCGATCGACGAGGATGTCTGTGTCCATTGTGGCTTGTGTACCGGGGTTTGTCCTACTGAAGCCCTCACTCTCCACCCAGAGACATACAAACTGACATTCACGCGATCGCGTTGCATCGTCTGCGAACAGTGTATCCCCACTTGTCCCGTACAAGCAATCTCCACTAACCTTTAA
- a CDS encoding DUF3616 domain-containing protein, giving the protein MSNSHLLNKVILTFIDNFKEHREDLSALLLTHQKYLWLGSDETSTIERLSLVDTDKFTDHQQFRVAEFINLPAPENEEIDIEGLAYTDYYLWFVGSHSYKRKKPTPDKTDAQNFKRLAKIESEPNRYVLGRIPLINSSLFSSCPHPHNPDVQLNAAKLEVTEQGNLLMTALADDPHLGLFIKASIPGKDNGFDIEGIGVYQSRIFLGLRGPVLRGWAMVLQIELEDSSPEILKLRQIGEAKELYKKHFVWLNGLGIRDLCVDGKDFLILAGPTMDLDGPVQIYRWVNGVNLRENVFSNPDFVQDIPYGNREDHAEGITLFQDVAGIPSLLVVYDSPAKSRLVGDGGVVADVFKME; this is encoded by the coding sequence ATGTCAAACTCACATTTACTGAATAAAGTTATCTTGACTTTTATAGATAATTTTAAAGAACATAGAGAAGATTTATCAGCATTGTTGCTAACACATCAGAAGTATTTATGGTTAGGGTCAGATGAAACTTCAACTATTGAGCGTCTCTCTTTAGTTGATACCGATAAATTTACAGACCATCAACAATTTCGGGTAGCAGAATTTATCAACCTACCTGCACCAGAAAATGAAGAAATAGATATCGAGGGACTTGCTTACACTGATTATTATCTATGGTTTGTTGGTTCTCATAGCTACAAACGTAAAAAGCCTACACCTGATAAGACTGATGCACAAAACTTTAAACGGCTAGCAAAAATTGAATCAGAACCTAACCGTTACGTCTTAGGACGGATTCCTCTCATAAACAGTAGCTTATTCTCATCTTGTCCACATCCCCACAATCCAGATGTGCAGTTGAATGCCGCGAAACTAGAGGTAACGGAACAGGGTAATTTGCTGATGACAGCTTTGGCAGATGACCCTCATTTAGGCTTGTTTATCAAGGCATCAATTCCAGGAAAAGATAATGGCTTTGATATTGAAGGAATAGGCGTTTATCAAAGCCGGATTTTTTTGGGTTTGCGTGGCCCTGTATTGCGAGGTTGGGCTATGGTGCTACAAATTGAGTTAGAAGATTCTAGCCCTGAAATTCTGAAACTGCGGCAAATTGGGGAAGCAAAGGAATTATATAAAAAGCATTTTGTCTGGTTGAATGGTTTGGGAATTCGGGATTTGTGTGTAGATGGCAAAGATTTTTTGATTTTAGCTGGCCCAACGATGGATTTAGATGGGCCCGTGCAAATTTATCGTTGGGTCAACGGCGTGAATCTGCGAGAAAATGTCTTTAGCAATCCAGATTTTGTCCAGGATATTCCTTATGGAAATCGGGAAGATCATGCTGAGGGAATAACGCTGTTTCAGGATGTGGCTGGTATACCTTCACTATTGGTAGTTTATGACTCTCCAGCAAAAAGTAGGCTGGTGGGTGATGGTGGTGTAGTAGCGGATGTGTTTAAGATGGAATAA
- a CDS encoding CHAD domain-containing protein, which yields MKLATQTTVKTLGDYAYQAIQKHFKKTLKWEKSVKKDEDPEALHQMRVGMRRLRTAVTRFGLAVDVPKPISDKNIGKIARRLGNLRDLDVLKESLENNYKPNLPHKEQESLQTAFNALAKQREDVLSSVQKTLKDESYKSLKEALDKWLDKPTYQPLASITIQQVLPDLLLPEVSNFLLHPGWLVGTQLVEAEVKIQNNWEPEKIEQQLTTQGEILHSLRKEAKRIRYQMELFTDLYGESYGAYMTEVKNIQEILGTMQDSAVLTDWLGKVFKSEIKTELPTLASLLTENRYQSWQQWQPLQERYLKAETRHSFHLTILHPLSGVIN from the coding sequence ATGAAATTAGCCACACAAACCACGGTAAAAACTCTAGGGGACTACGCCTACCAAGCGATCCAAAAACACTTTAAGAAAACCTTGAAGTGGGAAAAATCAGTAAAGAAAGATGAAGATCCAGAAGCGCTTCATCAAATGCGAGTCGGAATGCGTCGTTTACGCACGGCTGTAACTAGGTTTGGACTAGCAGTGGATGTACCAAAACCAATCAGCGATAAAAATATTGGTAAAATAGCCCGTCGTCTTGGTAATCTGCGAGATTTAGACGTACTCAAAGAAAGTTTGGAAAACAATTACAAACCAAACTTACCCCACAAAGAACAGGAATCTTTACAAACAGCTTTCAACGCTTTAGCTAAACAACGTGAAGATGTACTATCAAGTGTACAGAAAACGTTAAAAGATGAATCTTACAAGTCTTTAAAAGAGGCATTAGATAAGTGGTTAGATAAACCAACCTATCAACCATTGGCATCTATTACTATCCAGCAAGTACTACCAGATTTACTTCTACCAGAAGTGAGTAACTTTTTACTACATCCAGGTTGGCTAGTTGGTACTCAACTTGTGGAAGCAGAGGTAAAAATTCAGAATAACTGGGAACCAGAAAAGATAGAACAACAATTAACAACACAAGGCGAAATTCTGCATAGTTTGCGAAAAGAAGCTAAACGTATACGCTACCAGATGGAGTTATTTACAGACTTATATGGTGAGTCTTACGGAGCTTATATGACAGAAGTGAAAAATATCCAAGAAATTTTGGGTACGATGCAAGATAGTGCGGTCTTAACTGACTGGCTTGGCAAGGTATTTAAATCAGAAATTAAGACTGAGTTGCCTACCCTTGCTAGTTTGTTAACTGAAAATCGTTATCAGTCGTGGCAGCAGTGGCAACCCTTGCAAGAACGGTATTTGAAAGCTGAAACTAGGCATAGCTTTCATTTAACAATATTGCACCCACTTTCAGGAGTAATCAATTAA
- a CDS encoding response regulator, with protein sequence MATKQILVVDNEQYIQEVAKICLETVAGWKVETASSGEEGIMKAETYQPDAILLDVMMPEMDGIATFEKLQANPVTKKIPVILLTAKIQASDRRRYNQMGMIGAIAKPFNPLELAAEVALALGWSLEK encoded by the coding sequence ATGGCAACAAAGCAAATTCTAGTGGTTGATAACGAGCAGTATATTCAAGAAGTTGCCAAGATTTGCTTGGAAACAGTTGCAGGCTGGAAAGTTGAAACAGCGAGTTCAGGTGAAGAGGGGATAATGAAAGCTGAGACTTACCAACCAGATGCGATTTTACTAGATGTGATGATGCCAGAGATGGATGGGATTGCCACCTTTGAAAAATTACAAGCTAATCCGGTAACTAAAAAGATTCCCGTAATTTTGTTAACTGCCAAAATCCAGGCTTCCGATCGCCGTCGTTATAATCAGATGGGAATGATTGGTGCGATCGCTAAACCATTCAATCCGCTAGAATTAGCTGCTGAAGTAGCCTTAGCACTAGGTTGGAGTCTGGAAAAGTAA
- a CDS encoding response regulator — translation MKILVVEDDELNAYTLTNLLTNQNYAVEVATDGDAAWDFIQAYDYDLILLDVVLPKLDGISLCRKIRSNGLQMPILLMTGRDSSHEKAIGLDAGADDYLVKPFDLEELVARVRALLRRPAVTSQPVLECGKLRLDPSSCEAIYAGNLLPLTPKEFALLELFLRNNRRVFSCGMILEHLWSYEDTPQEEAVRTHIKGLRHKLKAVGAPSDLVETVYGIGYRLKPLEEGKQGGRGAGEQGGRGEVDRVKSPVPNLKSQQQALMAVAEIWQRFQGRVEQQVRVLEQAIATLNQNNSLNPELLSLAAKEAHTLAGSLGTFGLPLGSKLARNIELLLNSGQILSKSEIGNLQSWVNLLRREIEGNDAEAISVLPILQLETVTQPLQNHPDAETKILIVDDDPQIQALLQTLLSPWGLRAIALENPLQFWETLEAVAPDMLILDVELPYINGIELCRLVRNDSHWSELPILFLTVHSDAEMVNQVFSVGADDFVSKPIVGPELVTRIVNRLERMKLRQRVTQGSGGAGKQRSRGAGGQGSGGAGEQGSRGAGGVNSSSSFPSSHRAIDELELRVAERTAELISVNQQLQSQLDERQQTQEELRFSQARFARILDIADDAIISINGFHNITLFNQGAEKIFGYSAQEVIGQGLDLLLPQRFFQAHRQHVADFGQSPNVARRMGERREIYGCRKDGSEFPAEASISKIDMGDEIFYTVILRDITERKQIERMKDEFISVVSHELRTPLTSIYGSLGMLASGLLPTDSEQGKRLLQIATDSTERLVRLINDILDIERIESGKAKMEAEICNIVDLITQAVNVIQPLADKDGVTLSISALSGQVLADCDRIVQTLTNLLSNAIKFSSAGSTVWLGAQQEGDEVLLTIKDTGRGIPTDKLESIFERFQQVDSSDSRNHDGTGLGLAICKSIMQQHGGRIWAESILGEGSTFYVTLPLFGTFPHTDLQNSSNIPVIYSGHEQIINSRLSQDAEFLTKGRVVPRNLNND, via the coding sequence ATGAAAATATTAGTTGTAGAAGATGACGAGTTAAATGCATATACACTGACCAACCTTTTGACTAACCAAAACTATGCGGTTGAAGTTGCCACTGATGGCGATGCTGCTTGGGATTTTATTCAAGCTTACGATTATGATTTAATTCTCCTCGATGTAGTTTTGCCCAAGCTGGATGGCATTAGTCTTTGTCGTAAAATTCGGTCTAATGGTCTGCAAATGCCGATATTGTTGATGACAGGGCGCGATAGTAGTCATGAGAAAGCGATCGGCTTAGATGCAGGTGCAGATGATTATTTAGTTAAACCCTTTGATCTAGAAGAGTTAGTTGCTCGTGTGCGGGCGCTGTTGCGTCGTCCAGCCGTAACCTCGCAACCTGTTCTGGAGTGTGGAAAGTTGCGGCTAGACCCTAGTAGCTGTGAAGCGATTTATGCTGGAAATCTGCTCCCGCTTACCCCAAAAGAGTTTGCTCTGTTAGAACTATTCTTGCGAAATAATCGCCGGGTGTTTAGCTGTGGCATGATTTTAGAACATCTTTGGTCTTATGAAGATACTCCGCAAGAAGAAGCTGTTCGCACTCATATCAAAGGGTTACGACACAAACTTAAAGCTGTAGGAGCGCCCAGTGATTTGGTTGAAACAGTTTATGGTATTGGCTATCGTCTGAAACCACTGGAAGAGGGGAAGCAGGGGGGCAGGGGAGCAGGGGAACAGGGGGGCAGAGGGGAAGTAGATCGGGTAAAATCGCCGGTACCCAATCTCAAATCACAGCAGCAAGCGCTAATGGCAGTTGCAGAAATTTGGCAGCGATTTCAAGGGCGGGTGGAGCAGCAGGTGAGGGTGCTAGAGCAAGCGATCGCAACTTTAAATCAAAATAATAGTTTAAATCCCGAATTACTCTCCCTTGCAGCCAAAGAAGCCCATACCTTGGCAGGGTCTTTAGGGACTTTTGGCTTGCCTCTTGGCTCAAAATTGGCCCGCAATATCGAACTGCTGCTGAATTCTGGTCAAATCTTGAGTAAATCTGAGATTGGCAACCTCCAAAGTTGGGTAAATTTATTACGTCGAGAAATAGAGGGAAACGATGCAGAGGCAATATCTGTATTACCAATCCTGCAATTAGAAACAGTGACGCAACCACTGCAAAATCATCCCGATGCAGAAACTAAAATATTGATTGTGGATGACGATCCGCAAATTCAAGCATTGTTGCAAACCTTACTTAGCCCTTGGGGACTCAGAGCGATCGCTCTTGAAAATCCGCTTCAGTTTTGGGAAACTTTAGAAGCAGTTGCCCCAGATATGCTGATTTTAGATGTGGAATTGCCTTATATCAATGGGATAGAGCTTTGTCGATTGGTACGCAACGATTCACACTGGAGTGAGTTACCCATCTTATTCCTCACTGTTCATAGCGATGCCGAGATGGTAAACCAGGTGTTTAGCGTTGGTGCTGATGACTTTGTAAGCAAGCCCATTGTCGGGCCAGAACTTGTAACTCGGATCGTCAATCGCTTAGAACGAATGAAATTACGGCAGCGTGTGACGCAGGGGAGCGGAGGGGCAGGGAAGCAGAGGAGCAGGGGAGCAGGGGGGCAGGGGAGCGGAGGAGCAGGGGAGCAGGGGAGCAGGGGAGCAGGGGGAGTAAATTCATCCTCATCTTTCCCTTCCTCTCACCGAGCTATCGATGAATTAGAGTTGAGGGTCGCAGAGCGAACCGCCGAGTTAATAAGTGTGAATCAGCAGTTGCAGTCACAACTTGATGAACGTCAGCAAACACAGGAAGAATTACGGTTTTCTCAAGCCCGATTTGCCCGAATTTTAGATATTGCTGATGATGCGATTATTTCTATCAACGGGTTCCACAATATCACCTTGTTTAATCAAGGAGCAGAGAAGATTTTTGGTTACTCTGCTCAGGAAGTGATTGGCCAAGGTCTTGATTTACTCTTACCGCAGCGCTTTTTCCAAGCACATCGTCAACACGTAGCTGACTTTGGGCAATCTCCCAATGTTGCCCGGCGGATGGGAGAACGGCGTGAAATTTATGGTTGCCGAAAGGATGGAAGTGAGTTTCCAGCAGAAGCTTCTATCTCTAAAATAGATATGGGTGATGAAATATTTTATACGGTTATCTTACGAGATATTACAGAGCGCAAGCAAATCGAACGGATGAAGGATGAGTTTATCTCTGTTGTTAGTCATGAACTCCGCACACCTTTAACTTCGATTTACGGCTCTCTAGGAATGCTAGCAAGTGGTTTGCTACCGACAGACTCAGAGCAGGGAAAACGTCTGTTGCAAATTGCTACTGATAGCACCGAACGCCTAGTACGTTTAATCAACGACATCTTAGACATTGAGCGGATCGAGTCGGGTAAGGCGAAGATGGAAGCAGAAATCTGCAATATCGTTGATTTGATTACTCAAGCAGTAAATGTTATCCAGCCTCTGGCTGATAAAGACGGAGTGACACTATCCATTTCTGCTCTATCCGGTCAAGTATTGGCAGATTGCGATCGCATTGTCCAAACCTTAACTAACCTACTGAGTAACGCCATTAAATTTTCGTCTGCTGGATCTACGGTTTGGTTGGGGGCACAACAAGAAGGTGATGAAGTTTTGTTGACCATCAAAGACACCGGACGCGGTATCCCAACTGACAAACTTGAGAGTATATTTGAGCGCTTTCAACAAGTTGACTCTTCAGATTCACGTAACCATGATGGTACTGGTTTAGGTTTGGCAATTTGTAAAAGCATTATGCAACAGCACGGCGGACGCATCTGGGCTGAAAGTATATTGGGCGAAGGTAGTACTTTTTACGTCACTCTGCCGTTGTTTGGGACTTTCCCACATACTGATTTACAAAACTCTTCCAATATTCCTGTAATTTATAGTGGTCACGAGCAAATTATAAATAGCCGCCTAAGTCAAGATGCAGAATTTTTGACCAAAGGGCGTGTTGTCCCTAGGAATTTGAACAACGATTGA
- a CDS encoding GAF domain-containing protein encodes MTSNPEQNLPLYNQEESLLRRITNRIRRSLELEEIITVTTAEVRSLLKTDRVMIYKFHADGSGQVIAESIYNNRLPSLLGLNFPADDIPLSARELFIKLQVRSVVNVDTQEIGQIHLRDLDNGETISEEIRYRSVDSCHIEYLRAMGVKSSVVAPILYQDQLWGLLVSHNSEARLISEYELEAVQMVVEQLSVAIAQSTLLTQVRKTAEQETIINRIATLLHSLPTIVLQPALEAAVTAFNGVGGRLCIRNEAFDFNNGNMASLTECLIPGNTCIKLFICGQQPVMPEQTIYPLIEQYSIWQEHYKSGNYDVWAISDIYNNPELRSLQVAFQPTKIRGILTIPLQYRQQLLGYLSIFRHEVDTETLWAGQYDSDHRQLYPRRSFEVWRESKKAQAQKWTVEEIELARNLGKHFASAIQQYELYQQVQVFNENLEKQVKRRTVELKRSSEQEQAVFKVIAEIRESLDTNTIFQTTTKEVCQLIKADRVSVYRFDSNWGGEFVGDFEAASPYWSNESELGINTVWNDTYLQDTQGGRYRNNETFAVDDIYKMGFAKCHIDNLEQFQIHAFVLAPIFVGQKLWGLLATYQHTGPRQWKASEVNFLIQIAAQMGVALQQAELLTQTRQQTLNLQQAAEQQRVLFEVVAKVRESLDLDAIFQTTTQEICKSLQADRVAVYRFQADWSGEYIAEFVSDRWVKLVGYDTKTVWQDSYLQETQGGRYRHNETFAVDDIYQVGHSQCHISVLEQIQARAYAIAPIFIGQQLWGLLAAYQNSAPRHWEASEIKFITQIANQLGVALKQAQLHNQTKEQTEKLTQALHDLKQTQTQLIQTEKMSSLGQLVAGVAHEINNPVNFIYGNINHVNNYAQDLLSILDLYLQNTPNPSPEIRDRAFEVDLEFLIEDLPKTLSSMKIGVDRIRQIVLGLRNFSRLDEAEMKPVDIHEGIDSTLLILQHRLKAKPESPAITLVKEYSELPLVECYAGPLNQVFMNVLSNAIDALEDYRESPSKLHNSQITIRTALGELEGNIKSVVIRIADNGSGIPEALKARICDPFFTTKPVGKGTGLGLSISYQIVVDKHGGVLKCDSQPGLGTEFWIEIPVSQITKS; translated from the coding sequence ATGACCTCCAATCCTGAACAAAATTTGCCTTTATATAACCAGGAAGAAAGTTTACTACGCCGGATTACAAACCGTATCCGACGAAGCTTAGAGTTAGAAGAAATTATCACAGTGACAACGGCAGAGGTGCGATCGCTATTAAAAACTGACCGAGTGATGATTTACAAATTTCATGCCGATGGAAGTGGTCAGGTCATTGCTGAGTCAATTTACAATAATCGTTTACCGTCATTACTGGGGCTAAATTTCCCAGCAGACGATATTCCACTCAGCGCCCGTGAGCTATTTATAAAATTACAGGTGCGTTCTGTTGTGAATGTTGATACTCAAGAAATTGGTCAAATTCACCTGCGTGACTTGGATAATGGAGAAACTATATCAGAGGAGATCCGTTACCGCTCTGTAGACTCCTGCCATATTGAATATTTGAGGGCAATGGGGGTAAAATCCTCTGTGGTAGCGCCTATTCTCTATCAAGATCAACTCTGGGGGCTACTGGTTTCTCATAATTCGGAAGCGCGTTTGATTTCAGAATATGAACTAGAAGCAGTGCAAATGGTGGTAGAGCAACTCTCTGTAGCGATCGCTCAAAGTACCTTGCTCACTCAAGTCCGCAAAACAGCCGAACAAGAAACTATCATTAACCGCATTGCTACTCTGTTGCATTCACTGCCGACTATTGTATTACAGCCAGCCTTAGAAGCGGCTGTTACTGCCTTTAACGGCGTTGGTGGCAGACTTTGCATTAGAAATGAAGCTTTTGATTTCAACAATGGCAACATGGCTAGTTTAACAGAATGCTTAATACCAGGAAACACTTGTATCAAGCTTTTTATCTGTGGACAGCAACCTGTGATGCCAGAACAAACTATATATCCACTAATAGAGCAGTATAGTATCTGGCAAGAACACTATAAGTCTGGTAACTACGATGTTTGGGCAATTTCAGATATATATAATAACCCTGAGTTGCGAAGTTTACAAGTTGCTTTTCAACCAACTAAAATTCGCGGCATATTGACAATCCCACTTCAGTATCGTCAGCAGTTACTGGGCTACTTAAGTATTTTCCGCCATGAAGTAGATACAGAGACTTTATGGGCAGGACAGTATGACAGCGATCACAGGCAACTGTACCCCCGGCGATCGTTTGAGGTTTGGCGCGAATCTAAAAAAGCACAAGCTCAAAAATGGACGGTTGAAGAAATTGAACTGGCTAGAAATCTAGGTAAACATTTTGCTTCAGCAATTCAGCAATATGAATTGTACCAACAAGTACAAGTCTTCAATGAAAATTTAGAAAAACAAGTTAAAAGACGTACAGTTGAGTTAAAACGGTCATCAGAACAAGAACAAGCTGTGTTTAAGGTTATTGCCGAGATTCGAGAATCTCTAGACACAAATACCATTTTTCAAACCACCACTAAAGAGGTTTGTCAATTAATCAAAGCGGATCGCGTTTCTGTTTATCGTTTCGATTCTAATTGGGGTGGTGAATTTGTTGGTGATTTCGAAGCTGCTAGTCCATATTGGTCGAATGAGTCAGAACTAGGTATTAATACGGTTTGGAATGACACCTACTTACAAGATACACAGGGAGGACGCTATCGCAACAATGAAACATTTGCAGTCGATGACATCTACAAGATGGGATTTGCTAAGTGTCATATCGACAACCTAGAGCAGTTTCAAATTCACGCTTTTGTGCTTGCTCCGATCTTTGTTGGGCAAAAACTTTGGGGTTTGCTGGCAACTTATCAACACACTGGTCCCCGACAATGGAAAGCCTCTGAAGTTAACTTTCTCATTCAGATTGCGGCCCAAATGGGTGTAGCATTACAGCAAGCTGAATTACTCACTCAGACTCGACAACAGACGTTAAATTTACAACAAGCAGCAGAACAACAACGAGTATTGTTTGAAGTTGTCGCCAAAGTTAGAGAATCTCTCGATCTAGATGCGATTTTTCAGACAACCACCCAAGAAATCTGTAAATCACTACAGGCAGATCGAGTTGCAGTTTACCGCTTCCAAGCTGATTGGAGTGGTGAATATATTGCCGAGTTTGTAAGCGATCGTTGGGTAAAACTAGTAGGTTATGATACTAAGACAGTTTGGCAAGATAGCTATTTGCAGGAAACCCAAGGTGGCCGATATCGTCATAATGAAACTTTTGCAGTAGATGATATTTATCAAGTTGGACATTCTCAATGCCATATTTCAGTTCTAGAGCAAATTCAAGCAAGGGCTTATGCGATCGCACCGATATTTATTGGGCAGCAGCTATGGGGCTTATTAGCAGCTTATCAGAACTCTGCACCCCGCCATTGGGAAGCCTCGGAAATTAAGTTTATCACTCAAATTGCCAATCAGCTTGGGGTTGCCCTTAAACAAGCCCAATTACATAATCAAACCAAAGAGCAGACAGAAAAGCTGACTCAAGCTCTGCATGATTTAAAGCAAACTCAAACCCAACTGATCCAAACTGAGAAAATGTCCTCATTAGGTCAACTGGTAGCTGGTGTTGCTCATGAAATTAATAACCCCGTCAACTTCATTTATGGCAACATCAATCATGTCAACAATTACGCCCAAGATTTACTGAGTATACTAGACCTCTATTTACAAAATACACCTAACCCCAGCCCTGAGATTCGCGATCGCGCCTTCGAGGTAGACTTAGAATTTCTCATCGAAGATTTGCCGAAAACTTTATCTTCCATGAAAATTGGGGTTGATCGCATCCGTCAGATTGTCTTGGGTTTACGGAATTTCTCTCGCCTTGATGAGGCAGAAATGAAGCCGGTTGATATTCACGAGGGCATTGATAGCACTTTGCTAATTTTGCAACATCGTTTGAAAGCAAAACCAGAAAGTCCGGCTATTACATTAGTCAAAGAATACAGTGAGCTTCCCTTAGTAGAATGCTATGCCGGGCCACTGAATCAAGTATTTATGAATGTTTTAAGCAATGCGATCGATGCTCTTGAAGATTACAGGGAATCTCCATCAAAACTTCATAACAGTCAAATTACCATTCGTACTGCTCTTGGAGAGCTTGAAGGCAATATCAAGAGCGTAGTAATTCGCATTGCAGATAATGGCTCAGGAATACCCGAAGCTCTGAAAGCAAGAATCTGTGATCCATTTTTCACTACTAAACCAGTGGGAAAAGGCACTGGTTTGGGTTTATCAATAAGTTATCAAATTGTCGTAGATAAACACGGTGGTGTGTTGAAATGTGATTCTCAGCCGGGGTTAGGTACAGAATTTTGGATTGAAATTCCGGTGAGCCAAATTACCAAATCTTAG